The stretch of DNA ACACATTTGTGTTTGCCTCATTTCTTAACTTTCTATTTTGAGACATATTTTTGACCATATTGTCCTTATACTTTTTTGTATTTACAACTTTTGCCACTCAATTAAGGACAAACActattaatttttcattatttaTTAGTTTCCTCCATTTTAAGTACAACCCACTACCAACTTATACATTAAtttttcattgtttattagttttcttaatttttgtgcccaaataaaATGGGGCAAACACTAtaatttggagggagtattagaaaTGTGCACTTGCAGTGGAAATTGTCCTTTTGCAGTGGAAATTGTCCTTCAGCATTGCGCGTTTCCTTCCTTGCATAATTTATCGCCTTcggttttattataaaaaaaGTAAGACGTCCATtaaaaaaacgatatttaaaagtgtaaagaaaatcaaaaaaggaagagaaaaaaaAGTGGGTGAATATATGTCAATATTACTACCTATTTGTAGaggaaaaaaatagaaattatgatgtaattattttttttaaaaaaattaattacaaaagtGCGTGGATATATATCAATATTACTACCTATTTGAAGAGAAAAAAAAGATACAAATTATGGtgtaattattatttttaaataaaTTAGTTACATATTAATTATTGGGGAAAATAAAATTTGAAGACAAAATAGTTAACAAAATACAAACATGACTAAAATAATCTCCACAAAAAGTGGGCCCCCTACCTTGGATTgtgtaaaaaaaatattttagcaGTAGAATTTGGTGTTCACGCTGTGTGTTTTCTTCCTTGCTTTTCCGCTGTGCGTTTTGTTCTTCGCTTTTCCGCTGCAGTATATTCATGGTTGGAGAGCTTTAGTTCCTCAACTTTGCTCTTCCTCAATTTTTCAAGGAGTCTATTCCTCATGGTTGAGGATGCTCTTACCCTCGACCTTTCATCAAACACTTAGTATGCGATCTACAAGTAGCTACGATAAACTGTGGCACAACAAGGAAAAACGTAGCTTATCACTGAAATTGATATCGTTGTCTAACAAAAGAATAAGATTAccactaaacttaaaacaaagCAACTAAAATAATCCAACcataatgaaaaaaaaacaaaagaaaaaaaattaacagAGAGAAACAATATTACCGCAAACAATTTGTGATGGGTTACTTGGGGAGAAGGtctgatttaagtctattaaatcACAAGTATACAGACAATTGAGCGATGGAGACCGGACTGATTAATGACACAGAAAGGTTATAGAGATAAGTTTGGATGCCCAATGAAGTAAAAGGTAAATAAGGTTATTGTTTGGCGATAATAAAAGTATACAGTGTAGGAGAAGATAGGTAAGAAGAGAAGATAAGAGAAGATAAGAGAGGAGAAATGAAGTGTCAATTAGGAGGAACAGATGGCAGAAGGGTGTAAGTGGCAAAAGTAAAATGCATAGCTGGCCTAAAATAAAATGGATGACTAAGCACGAGGGTGTGGCATTATAGACTTATAGTAGGCAGGGGCAAAATAGGCATGCCCAAATTACGGAGGAGGAATTGGGAAGGGCAAAGTTGGGATTAGGAGGAAATTACGCAAGAGGCATTTTCGCTCTTTTTAGGTATTAGGAAATAGACCTTAGATGATCATGTGGAACTTGTATCTGATGGCACATGCCCAAATATTTCGTGTCCAACACTTGCCCATAATTCTATAATAACCATCGAGTTAGAAATTGTTGCATAAAATATGATTATACAAATGTATGTTGTTACTTAATATTCTGTATAcataaattcttgtttcagacggacatttttggtcttatttttcagacggataaaatgttgcaattttttaagaaaatgtaaccaattaattcacaaaatgttatgactagaaatgtcattttttaccctgaaaatgatgtgaacaataatgataatatgtaatcaaaaataacaacattttattgtaaaatgatgacatgttactcgtcttatttcagaccaaaaacaATGGTCTTAAGAAAACGGACCGTTCTGTATATGATTTGGAAAAATGTTGGTACTTATATGGTTGGAGGGTTGGACAAAGCTTAAGAACATTTTTTTGGCAAAGTAAAGGTTATTTGACAAATAATTGGCGTTTTGGGTTGATTTCAAACTATTTATGGTTAATAAATCTACGTtggtacttttattttatttttgctgaCTTTAGCTAAAGCCGCTAGTCAGACTAGTGGCTTTAGCTATTTCctaatatatataaataaatgacAACTTTCAATAATAGTTTATAGCATGATAAAGGCAAAGTCATAGAAGCCGCTAATCTAATCAACGATTTCACTCTTTAATGCTTATAAAAAAAAAGGACGAAGCTTCAGGTGTCACAAGCGGCTTTGTCTACAAACGGGAAAAAAAATaatacaaattctcattgaagacggacataTCCATTACAAGCTGAAGACGGGTAAAGTAATATCCAAGTGGGTTGCATTTTACTTTTGTCTTATTTACCCACTTGGATATTACTTGACCcgttttcagcttgtgacggataatattttacttttgtcttatctacccacttGGATATTACTtgatccgtcttcagcttgtgacggatatgcccgtcttcaatgagacttGCTGAATAAATAAATCGCTGACGTTGATCCATTGATCCCAAATAGTTTAAAACCAACCCCAAAACGCtaacactacaagaaaaaggccATTTAGCAACCAACCCTAGCAACCATTCATTAGTTAGTTGCTAATTCGCAACTAATTGACAATTGGTTGCGAATTAGCGACCAGATTGAACTTGGTAGCAAACAGTAGTTGCGAACTTGCATCTAATCGGAACTTGGTCGCTACTTTGCAATCAGATTCTCAGTGATAGCTAATATTGGTCGCGAAACGTATAAATACGTGTATACTATAGCATGTAGATAGGCGGGAGAATTTAgttccaaattttcatttttccGCCAAGTGTGAGACTCTTGCCATCATataaaaccaatttctagggtttatatTTCCCCATCTTGCTGTAGCCGCACTCTCCTTTTCCTATTCCATATTTTTTCAACATTGTAAATAGATCCCATTAATTAACCATTTTATCTTTCCCCATCTCTAAAACGACTCAACATCCATATTAATTCACCATTTTATCTCTTTCTCATCTCTAAAACGACTTAATCccccttctttttttctttcaaatcctCGGGTTATTCATTCTTTTATCATTTCAATAAAATTTGTTCCTAAACAGTTCCAAATCAAGATCAAACTTCGAGTAAACGTCCATTGATTCTGGGTTTTTAAAAGGTTAACATCTTCAAATTCCATTGTTATTGCTACTTGATCCAACTTTTTGTCATTAATGTTGGTCTATTATGGTCGGTTGCTAAGTTTAACTTGACAACATTATATAAAtttggttgatttattttatatttaaggTGTATAGATGTGGTATGATAAATCTTATTTGGCTTGATTTTTAGCATTTTTCGTGCATATATTGGATCTTTCTACCAAACAAATCTAATATGTGTTGTCTCACTTTTGCATTTTAGGATCAATTATTCATGTGGATGAAGAACTCAAAGTTTCATGTTTTGTTGAAGAACTCAAAGCCCAACCTTTTGTTGAAGAACTCATAGTCTCAACTTTCTTTTAGAAATTGTGCACTGCTACTTTTGCACTTTTGATTTCCTGTACTTCTCTTTCTTTcaaattaaacaaatttgtaGATTTCTTGTATGTTGATTATAGAGTATATAAGAAATTAAAGTTACTAATAATCTAAATTGTGGACCTGCGTATACTTTAAAATTAATTACATACAAATTTTGGGTTAGACATTTCTCTTAACCTAAAATGGGTTAGGagtatgtatttttttttataattgaaAATACATTTAGCGACCAACATGGAAAAAAATAGTTGCTAAATTGATACCAATCCTAGATGGTTGCTAAATTGAAACCAATAAAATATAGTCGCTAATTAGCGACTAATTTAATATGGTCGCTAATTAGCAACCAATTTAGCAACCAATTGAATTTGCGACTGGGCCTACAGCAACTATCCAAATTTAGTCGCTAATTGGTCGCTAAATCCATTTAGCGACTAATTTTTGACTGTTAGCAACTAACTTGGTTGGTTGCAAACTGCCCTTTTCCTTGTAGTGTAATTAGTTTATCAAATAACCTTACTTTGCCAAAAAAATTCGCCTAAAATACTCTTAACTCGAAGAAGTTATGTGAATGTGTACTTCATATTCCCGTACTCACATTGTTCATAGTAATTTCGGTTAAATCCCGACTACACTCAAATAAATACGATGATTTACTCTACTTTAAATTACCAAAAATATAACAAAACCATCGTTTGAACTTTTGAAGTGAAGGAGTTCTTACTTCTTTCTAAAATCTTTGAACAAGACGGCGATTCTACCCTTTCCataatcacaaattcttgttttagaGGACACTTTTCGTCTTATTTTCAAACGggcatatgtgaccattttatagttaaatgtaaccacaatggtataAGGAGTGTTACAGCTTATGGTAATTGGTTTTTCAATAGTGGTCACATCTAACCGTAAAACTGTTACAAAATTTCatcttattatttcagaccaaaaagaTTCGTCTCAAGCAAGACGCCCTCTTCCAAAATACTTTATCATAAATTCTGGatatacaccaaaaaaaaaaaaaaaaaccgagcaAACACAAATTAAAAGCCGATctaaaagaacaaaataaaaagGAACACCGAACTCGGGTTCCAACTTTGAAGCCGGTGGTAATTTCACCATCCTTCCCTCTTTAATTCTCTCTTCTTTGTGTCTGAACCTCCATTATCAAAACCTTCAAGAATACACATTTCTTGTACAAACAACGAACAACGAACAACTTAAATCCTAAATTGAAACTGCTATTCAACAATTGCAAGTTTGTAACACCTTATTGCACATTTATTGATTATTATTGTTCAATGGCTTCAACTCAGCAGCATCGTTGTGTCTTCGGTACTTCCCCTTATTTTCCCATCTTAATCAACTTTTTATTCAATATTTTTGGCGGGTTTATTGAATTATGAACTgggtatttcttattttattgattgattgattgattgatacaGTTGGGAATATACCTTATGATGCTACTGAAGAACAGCTTGTTCAAATCTGTGAGGAAGTTGGACCTGTTGTTTCCTTCAGGTTTGTTTTTCCTTCTGCCCCAATTTAATTTAGCTCGTATCGAGTAATGCCGATtttctctttgtgttgctaacacaagggtaaggtttCGTACATCACTCTTACCTCGCAATTTGCGGAAGTCAATTAGGCACTGGGTGATGTTGTTGTTGGACTAACAGTAATTAGTACCCTAATTACATACAGTTACAGTTCCCGGCTTATGCTCATCAAAGATACTGCATTATACAGTTGTAAACAATTGGTAGATGATGCTCCTCGATTGTATGCTAGTTCACTTGTATGATTTTATGCTCCTAGATTACTGTTAAATTTGTCGAACCTTGCATGTATGGCATAGTGAATCGGATTGTAAAATGGGAGAGGTAATTGGAACTTCAGTAAGGTAACGGTATAGAGGAGGTTAAGAAAAAGCTAAGGGATTTAGCTGGTAATCATGCTTGTTTTAGTATTGGCAAGGTTTTAGGGAGGTGGTTAGATAGAGGCATATAGATGCTTAGATGGTAATGAATGTGTGTAAAAATTATGATGGTAGCAGACACCTTTGGTTGGCGATGAAGTTAGAGAGACCTCATTATCTTCTTGTCAACTAGACGATTCTCGGGTGTAGTTTATATTGGATCATTGAAATTAATGTTTTCGTGAAAAGTGAAATATATTTTGGTATAGGAAGGGTTGAGGAGTGATAAGGTGGGGGATAGGATAATTGGGGTCGAAGAATCAGTAAGGGACGGAAACCATTCTTGTGAGTAAAGGTGCTTTGTCTATGATTGGCTATTTAGCACAATTTTGTTTGTATTGGTCATTTTTTATCATTTGTACAGTCTGTAAGGTTAAAGAGGCTGTTGAACCTTTTTACTATTTTTTGGCCATCGAGCTGAGCTTATGTAGATATGATGCTTGATATGATGAGAACAATTATCTTTTGTTGTCACAAAGTAGGTGTTAGTTGTATTCTACTTCTACAGATGTCCATTTGAGCGGTTAGTTCTTCGACACCCCTCCCTAGTTCTTCAACATGCCTTTCAAAAGTAAAAGAATAAATATATAGTCGTGTTTGTTGGCATTTAAAGAAACTTGAATCCTTACTTATGTTAATGTCTTGATGGAACTTGTTTATTTACTGCTTCTGTTTTGAAAGGCATGCAGAAATCTTGGCAGTATCTCTGTAACAATACATATATCACAGTTGAACAAAGAAGGCAGTTTACCCAACCAAGTTTATTCATGTACACAAAAACTTATGTTAGGTAGTTTTTATCGGAGATCAATACAATAATAATTAAATGAGGAATACATAAAGATTCTAGTTGATGAACGTTCAGGAAGGACTGGTTTCTAACTTTCTAATTTCTCCAGGAATAGGCTTCCTGTTAGTTCCATCAGGGGGTTGGAGGGGGCTGTAGTCTAATCTCAGTTCTAACATTTGTAATGAGGCACATCCAGTATCTTGTAGGTGTCAGCGAGCAAGAGCTAACTGTGAGtttcttttcttatttattttcttcttGTTTTCAGATTGGTTATAGATCGTGAAACTGGTAAACCAAAAGGTTATGGATTTTGTGAATATAAGGATGAAGAAACAGCACTCAGTGCCCGTCGCAATCTTCAGGGTTATGAAATCAATGGTCGTCAGTTACGAGTAGATTTTGCAGAAAATGACAAAGGCTCTGATAGAAATCGTGAACAGGTTAATGTTATGGATATACACAAATGTAGTTGCATTTCGTACATACATTCATCCTTTTGTGGGCTGTATGGAGAACTTTTTCCTGCAGAAACTTTTGTCTGGGCTGTGTGTCGCTGATATCTATATTTTTGCTGTTAGTAGAATAAGTAGATGTACCATGTATCTTTTTTTATTGAagtaaatatatttttttttaataaggtTGTCTAAATTAAAGGCAAGTGGGTTCCTGAAATTCAATGCTCCCTTACCAAGTCATAATGTTGGGAGCTCGTGCCATGCATCTCTCATCCTGAAAACGTTGATCAGTGTTGGCTTGCATGGAGGTTATACTGCAGAGTATAGTGCCCAACTTCTGTGGGTTAGAGGTATGAGCCCTTATGGCATCACACATATAAAATCAAGTGAAGTAAGGATGTATAATTTTGATGACTAATGAAAAATACTACTTAAAGTTGTGCATAAtctttttgtttaaaaaaaaatagttttGGTGACTATTTGAGGCTGTTGACATAAATCATTATTTGAAATCGTCAATGACGGGTATCAGTGCAACACTAAAAAACAgagttgaaagaaaaaaaaaggtaagaAAATCCATACATGAAGAAATGAGTATACGgaaattagagaaataaaaaaataaagtaaTCTTGAAAATTAAAAAATGATAATAGAGGTAGATTCAACTATTCAAgtgaaaaaagttgaaaaaatatgcaaaataatatttgagagagagaaaaaaagtaGTATTCCGTAGTATAAAGAAATTAGAATCTAAtaacatttaaaaaaaataataccTGGAAATAGGGGTTGACACAGTTTATCGAGTGTGAATTGTAAGTTACTTTTGATAGTTTGAACAACAACCTGCATATTGTATTCCCATACCTGTTTACCTATTACATAAGTACAATAGTACCTCAATGTATTGTATAATAACTGGGAATGTCTTTGATGACATTTTGTAACGGGCAGTTACTCTTTTTGTCTCTTACTCTTCTTACTTTGTTTGAAACCTGTCTTCACTGGGTTCAGCCTTGTGTTTCTGTGATATTTAGTATTGAACTTATTTTCCTTATCTGTAAACCTGGCTCCTTTGTATCCAAAGAACTTAAATGCCTGAACGCTTATGTTGCAGGGTCGTGGTGGGCCTGGACTGGTGACAAATGTGGGTTAGTTCAATATCATTCTCAACCTTTAAGTTTGAAGATTCACCTTAATTTCTTAGAGCAACCACAAGTCCACAATGGCTGTTCTTCTTTATTGCTTTTGGCTATAGGGATCCAAAACATCAAGTTAATTCTTTGTTGGGACGGGAGCAATTGGTTTCTCAAAATAAGAATTAGTTCTCTGTTCTCATCCAAAAACCAGTTTTTAAAGAGAGAGAAAGCGCGGGAGAGAGATGGTTGGATGTGGGTCCACTTTAGTAACAACCTTAAGTTCTTACATTGTTTTATTCACTTCTTAAATTAGGGGTTGGTCAAAGAGATGTGGCATGGAACAAACCCAAAAATAAGAACCATTGTCGTATATGAATACACAGTCGTTCCACTGTTGCTGACATTCTGGCATACTGTTATCTAACAGATGTTCCAAAGCAGATAGGAGGTCCAGCGGTCAATGTGGATGCAACACTTCACCAACCAATCGGCCTTCCAATAGCTATGACGGCTGCTTCTGTCATGGCAGGAGCCCTTGGTGGCCCTCAAATCAGTCAGATAATTCAAAATGGGTTGCAGAATCAGGCGTCAGTGGGCAATGACCCTTTAACCCATCATCTAGCCAAAATGTCCAGGACTCAATTAAACCAAATTGTACATGAAATGAAGGTAATCATCAATAAGCAGCTGTTAGCAATAAAAATCTAGATACTTTATGACTTGAAAGGAATTTATTTAGTATCAATCTATTTCAGGTGCTTGCTACACAAAACAAAGAGTTTGCTCGTCAAATTTTGCTTGCAAGCCCACAGCTACCAAAAGCTCTTTTCCAGGTTCTATTCTACTCCGTCTTCCTCAGTTAATTGCTTTTAGTCCCTCGATTTGACCATTTCCTGGTAGATTGTAGCATCTGGTTTTATGTGTGTGCTCATGCGTATATCGTCATCACTAATAGTTATCGTTCATTTATACGAAGAGAAAAGGGGCGGGAAGGGGTTGGGAGGCGCTGAAGTAATCATTATGTCTTCTTTTGCTATCAAAACTGAACTATGGTCATTATTAATCTTTAACCTTCTTGTGGGATAGTAGGACTAGATTAGTGAAGGCTATTGCAGAGTGCTATTCAGAATTAAAGTTTCTGGGCAGAATTTTAATAAACCGTAGATTGCTGTGGTGCTGCGTGATGTTCTGTTCCACACACGCATTGCTTGCTTAATGCAGCGGTTCAAATCTATAAAAAGGGAAGTAAAGTATTGATGAATGAACTAATAGCCTAGGTTTACTTGGGAGCAAAAATGAGGGGATGAAAATTTGAATATCTAACCATCATGTTATCATACCACTCCTTCACCATCCTGAAAGATGATTGTATGGACGTCAGAGGCACCGGATAACTTAAATACACATTTTTAGTAATGTAGCCCCATCCTAACAAATCTCTACTAAGGAATGACATCATTTAACATTACAATCTTGATTAAATTTAAGTACATATGCTGCTTCACATGCATTTGTTGGTTACTGATGGCGAACACAGTCTTTTTAGTTTCTCATGCACCAAAAATAGTTGTCATGGGAAGGGaagttctcataggatcctaacatatttatttataaatataataagaattatttatttattaaaaatTATATCCGCGTTTACATGGTGATCTTTTCTTTGCTTGTATATAGTCTATCGATGACTTTTTGTGTATTTTCCTgatttgttttcttttcattattctttcTTCTCATTATTTTACGTGCCAGTGATAGATGACATCTTTTAGATAATAATACACGTCAGCGATCCTAAACCGTTTCAAGATTAATGCTCTTTTGTTGTTTTGAGATGTTGACTTCCTTAATTTAGAACCTGAAGTTATTAGAACTTTTGGATTGACCCTTGTTGGGCAGCTCTAGGCATGTACATTTGTGTTATGCATTGGATATTCGACGAGTagtgaggatgatgctcatgtgttTGTTGACGGTGATTTGCCCAACTTTTTGTTGAAATTGATGAATATTTGGCAAGAGAATTGGATGGCCTAAATAAAAAGAATGCATTGGGTATCTGTTCTTGTGGGGTTACGTAAAATCCAGGATAGCAGGTTACTATGAAATTGTGCTTTTCTGGCAGTGCTTGAATATTTTATGGTGTTTTACTGTTAATCATTTCGATAGATTACATTAGAGTCAGGTAATTTATCTTTGCTTCCTTATTGGCCAACGCAGCGCGAGTGCCTATTTAGTTGGGAGGACTTTTTTTTCCTCGAATACTTACATCTTAAACAAAATATCATTGTACATACGAGTACGTCTTATCAAAATGCCTTTTTCTAAAGCTGATCTTGTTGTGCAGAATGTCGTGATTAATCTTTTGACCATTTCTGACTACAGGCACAGATAATGCTGGGAATGGTGACGCCCCAGATGGTCAGTTGTTTAAGTTGTAGTGGCTTCTTTCTAGTAGTTCTCCTTATGATGGCATTAGAGTAACACTATTCTTTCTTGAACCTTTAGTTGCAGATGCCAAATATAAGGCAACAGGGCCCTAATCTAATAAATCAGCCTTCATCACAGCTTCCCGTGCAAAGTCAACTTCCTGCTATTCATAATGTTCCTGGGCAGCCCTCTTTCACTCCATTATCCTCAATCTCTCAGGGTTCTTTGGCGCCTAATCAGTTCTCAGCACCCATGCCACTTCCTCCACAGCCACGAGCTCAGCATCCAAATGCAAGCCATCCGGCAGTACCGCCACAAAGTGTTGTGCCTGCCCAACCTGGTCCTTCATCTCTTCTGACTGCACGCCCTCAACGCCTAGGTGGTTTACAATTGCCACCCGCACCTACTTCGTTCAGGCCCGTGCAAGCGCCACAGCAGCAACATGCGGCTGTGCTGGGCGTCCAAAATGTAAACTCTCAGCCGTCTATTCAAAGTCGTCCTTTGTCATCAGATCTGGGATATCAGGTTAGAATTGCTTTCTTATAGTTTTAGTTATCCTGTTAAACTGAATAATGGGGCACAACTTGATGAGTGTTGCTCACCAAACTTAATAGAAGAGCTGTTAGAATGAAGAATATGGTATTATAGATAGGTTTTGCAACAAAATTGCAGGTGAATATGAGCTTGGCACTAAAATTTGGTATCAATCGTGAAATATCAGTGTCTGAATGTCGCTGATGTAAATGTGTATTGAGCAGTACTGCTTGAATTTTATATACGTCTTATCAACTGCATTAAATATTTGCTTCTTAAGATCTAAAAGTTAAGTTCATTTTCCATGTTTCTAGCGTATTTTCTTTATCTTATTAATTTCACAAGCACACACCATGTGCAATTTTAAATGTTTCTCAATATTTCTCCCCCAAAATTACAAGTAATATAGATCGACTTTTGGAAATATGTTACATTGaaggcattttttttttttgaaatatttgTTGATGCGGCCAAAATAACAGTGTTTTTATTATGGTGTTATATAATGGATAGTACTGTCATTGCTCAGGTTGCCTCTACAATAAATGTGTTATTGGTATTTTTGTTGTTCAGGTTGCCTCTACAATACGCTCTAATATGACAGAAATGAACACAGTCGATTCCACGCGTCTTCAAAATGTGAGTAATCTGGCCTTCATTAACAAAACAAACACCTTGCCCAATTTGCCTCCATTATCTAATAGAGATGATTCTCAAGATCCGAATGTGCGTCCTTCAAAGCTTATGAAATTGGATTCTGGAAGAGTTGCTCCTTTTTCATCTGCTGGATTGGCTGTATCGACTGCGACTACTCCTGGACCGTCAAATACTGTTGGGAATAGCGCCATTGCAATGGGCAAAAGTTCAAATGTGGAAGTACAGAATACAGAGAAGCAATCCTCACAGGTAATATGGCTCTCCAATACTGCAATACCGCACTGACTATTTTCCCAGTCTTTCAGGCAAGCCTGTAACTGAATTATCTTTCAGCCTGTAACTGAATTATCTGACAACCCAAAAGCAAAGTCATTTTATGTTATAGGACCTCCGTCTGATTTATATTCTCGTCGTTTGACTTCGAACAGTTTTGACTTTGACTGATACTCATTGTACAACTTTTCAAAAATGAAAATATTAAAAATTTGAATGAATGTTATTTTGGTCATACCTGTAAACTATATATCGTTACAAGAAAGAAAATAAACCTGAATATTCAATTAAGCGTTTTAAAGTTCTTGGTTGCAATAAAACTGCTGCGTATTATTAATTGAAGGATCTATCGTGGGGAATCTCACGTTTGACAGTACTTATTAATAATGTGCAGTTGCAGCTTGCGCCTGATGTGGAGTCAGCCCTGTTGCAGCAAGTGTTGAGCCTGACTCCTGAACAATTGAGTTCACTGCCGCCTgaccaacaacaacaagtcattcagCTTCAACAAATGCTCAGATGATATATTGTACAAGTAATCTGAAGGTTTGTTGTGTGCTCTAGAAACTTACATATAGACATGACAAATTCGCTAGCTATGTGTCAGATTGGTTCAATTCAGATTTCAGGCCTTTTCCAGGTTACTCTATTCGGATTTAAATGGGACCTGAGGTTGCACCGGGTTGAGGTTACTTAGATCTATTTATACGCCGTGTTACAGCCCCAGCATGTGTATAAAAGTGAATTAAGCGGCAATTTTGTGTACGTTGCTGCTACAAGCAATTGAGGCCATCAAATGCTGAAAGTTTAATTTTTTTGTCACTGGCGAGCTTTCCATAgaagaatattttttttttgtcagagaTAGAAGAATATTGTGAATCAACAAAGCTATAAATAATAATCTATTTGGGGTTCCTGTTTTTATTGCAACTATCATATTTCAACGATATGTTTCATACATCGTCTTTATTACGGAGAATCAAGTATGCCTTTATTACGGAGAATCGAGTACTACATGAAGTATTATTTCTAGTTCTAATCTAAAAGTTGAAATAATATCTGTATGCATTtataatttgaaaaataaataaatttatactCCATTACGGAGAATCGAGTACTATATGAAGTATTATTTCTAGTTCTAAT from Silene latifolia isolate original U9 population chromosome 10, ASM4854445v1, whole genome shotgun sequence encodes:
- the LOC141605465 gene encoding cleavage stimulating factor 64 isoform X1, with the translated sequence MASTQQHRCVFVGNIPYDATEEQLVQICEEVGPVVSFRLVIDRETGKPKGYGFCEYKDEETALSARRNLQGYEINGRQLRVDFAENDKGSDRNREQGRGGPGLVTNVDVPKQIGGPAVNVDATLHQPIGLPIAMTAASVMAGALGGPQISQIIQNGLQNQASVGNDPLTHHLAKMSRTQLNQIVHEMKVLATQNKEFARQILLASPQLPKALFQAQIMLGMVTPQMLQMPNIRQQGPNLINQPSSQLPVQSQLPAIHNVPGQPSFTPLSSISQGSLAPNQFSAPMPLPPQPRAQHPNASHPAVPPQSVVPAQPGPSSLLTARPQRLGGLQLPPAPTSFRPVQAPQQQHAAVLGVQNVNSQPSIQSRPLSSDLGYQVASTIRSNMTEMNTVDSTRLQNVSNLAFINKTNTLPNLPPLSNRDDSQDPNVRPSKLMKLDSGRVAPFSSAGLAVSTATTPGPSNTVGNSAIAMGKSSNVEVQNTEKQSSQLQLAPDVESALLQQVLSLTPEQLSSLPPDQQQQVIQLQQMLR
- the LOC141605465 gene encoding cleavage stimulating factor 64 isoform X2, with protein sequence MASTQQHRCVFVGNIPYDATEEQLVQICEEVGPVVSFRLVIDRETGKPKGYGFCEYKDEETALSARRNLQGYEINGRQLRVDFAENDKGSDRNREQGRGGPGLVTNVDVPKQIGGPAVNVDATLHQPIGLPIAMTAASVMAGALGGPQISQIIQNGLQNQASVGNDPLTHHLAKMSRTQLNQIVHEMKVLATQNKEFARQILLASPQLPKALFQAQIMLGMVTPQMLQMPNIRQQGPNLINQPSSQLPVQSQLPAIHNVPGQPSFTPLSSISQGSLAPNQFSAPMPLPPQPRAQHPNASHPAVPPQSVVPAQPGPSSLLTARPQRLGGLQLPPAPTSFRPVQAPQQQHAAVLGVQNVNSQPSIQSRPLSSDLGYQVASTIRSNMTEMNTVDSTRLQNVSNLAFINKTNTLPNLPPLSNRDDSQDPNVRPSKLMKLDSGRVAPFSSAGLAVSTATTPGPSNTVGNSAIAMGKSSNVEVQNTEKQSSQLAPDVESALLQQVLSLTPEQLSSLPPDQQQQVIQLQQMLR
- the LOC141605465 gene encoding cleavage stimulating factor 64 isoform X3 produces the protein MEVILQSIVPNFCGLEGRGGPGLVTNVDVPKQIGGPAVNVDATLHQPIGLPIAMTAASVMAGALGGPQISQIIQNGLQNQASVGNDPLTHHLAKMSRTQLNQIVHEMKVLATQNKEFARQILLASPQLPKALFQAQIMLGMVTPQMLQMPNIRQQGPNLINQPSSQLPVQSQLPAIHNVPGQPSFTPLSSISQGSLAPNQFSAPMPLPPQPRAQHPNASHPAVPPQSVVPAQPGPSSLLTARPQRLGGLQLPPAPTSFRPVQAPQQQHAAVLGVQNVNSQPSIQSRPLSSDLGYQVASTIRSNMTEMNTVDSTRLQNVSNLAFINKTNTLPNLPPLSNRDDSQDPNVRPSKLMKLDSGRVAPFSSAGLAVSTATTPGPSNTVGNSAIAMGKSSNVEVQNTEKQSSQLQLAPDVESALLQQVLSLTPEQLSSLPPDQQQQVIQLQQMLR